The following proteins come from a genomic window of Salvia hispanica cultivar TCC Black 2014 chromosome 4, UniMelb_Shisp_WGS_1.0, whole genome shotgun sequence:
- the LOC125222431 gene encoding beta-amyrin 28-monooxygenase-like: MDITVLSIAAFVIIILEVLRRRLRNRALNLPPGSYGWPILGETVEFFRAGVDGEPERFVMKRVEKYNSQVFKSHIMGEKVVFMCGAAGNKFLFSNENKTVTVWWPSSVRKLLGQCVSTTAGEEGCLMRKMVSYFVSPDAFTKLYINRINMVSQHHIKTHWQGKHEVKVFPTIKQYTFELACRLFMGLEDEEHIGKLATMFNIFLKGIISIPINFPGTRFWKGKIATRAIKEELLKIVRARKVSSEQKVDLLSHLLNTPDENGKYMSESVIVNNILMLLFAGHDTSSVAITIAMKWLAERPDIYDNVFKEHEDIGESVQWEDLQKMKYTWSVVCEAMRLAPPVIGAFREALTDISYGGYHIPKGSKLYWSANSTHMDPSYFTSNTKFDPSRFEEALGPAPYTYVAFGGGPRMCLGKEFARLEILLFLHNVVKRYRWKLVNPHEKVVCDPMPTPLYGLPVYLQPHV, from the exons TGCCTCCGGGAAGCTACGGATGGCCGATTCTGGGTGAAACGGTGGAGTTCTTCCGCGCTGGAGTGGATGGAGAGCCGGAGAGGTTTGTGATGAAGAGAGTGGAGAAATACAATTCTCAAGTTTTCAAGAGTCATATAATGGGGGAGAAGGTGGTGTTCATGTGTGGAGCTGCAGGTAACAAATTCTTGTTCAGCAATGAGAACAAGACGGTTACAGTTTGGTGGCCGAGCTCCGTCAGGAAGCTGCTGGGGCAGTGCGTCTCCACCACCGCAGGAGAAGAAGGCTGCCTCATGAGGAAGATGGTGTCATATTTCGTCAGCCCCGACGCTTTCACAAAGCTTTACATCAACAGAATAAATATGGTTTCCCAACACCATATCAAGACTCACTGGCAAG GTAAACATGAGGTCAAAGTGTTCCCTACGATCAAGCAATACACGTTTGAGCTAGCGTGTAGGCTTTTCATGGGGCTTGAAGATGAGGAGCATATTGGGAAGCTTGCTACTATGTTTAATATATTTCTGAAAGGGATAATCTCAATTCCTATTAATTTTCCTGGGACGAGATTCTGGAAAGGAAAGATAGCTACAAGGGCTATCAAGGAGGAACTGCTCAAGATAGTGAGAGCAAGGAAAGTTAGTTCGGAGCAGAAAGTAGACCTTCTGTCTCATCTACTAAACACCCCAGATGAGAACGGCAAGTACATGTCTGAGTCAGTGATTGTCAACAACATCCTCATGCTTCTTTTCGCTGGACACGACACCTCCAGTGTTGCGATAACTATAGCGATGAAGTGGCTCGCCGAACGCCCTGATATTTATGACAACGTCTTCAAAG AGCACGAGGATATAGGAGAGTCTGTGCAGTGGGAGGACTTGCAGAAGATGAAGTACACGTGGAGCGTGGTGTGTGAAGCAATGAGGCTGGCACCACCGGTCATTGGTGCTTTCAGGGAAGCCTTGACGGACATAAGCTACGGTGGCTACCACATTCCCAAGGGCTCCAAG TTGTATTGGAGCGCCAACAGCACCCATATGGACCCGAGCTATTTTACTAGCAACACCAAGTTTGATCCATCTAGATTTGAAGAGGCACTGGGGCCGGCCCCCTACACGTATGTGGCGTTTGGTGGGGGGCCAAGGATGTGCCTAGGGAAAGAGTTTGCTAGGCTCGAGATACTACTATTTTTGCATAATGTGGTGAAAAGATATAGGTGGAAACTCGTCAATCCTCATGAGAAAGTTGTATGTGATCCAATGCCCACACCACTCTATGGTCTTCCAGTTTATCTCCAACCTCATGTCTAG